A single region of the Acidobacteriota bacterium genome encodes:
- a CDS encoding sugar-binding protein: protein MTTGRWSGRHVPPSCAASVAAAVLTISLAGCAQEETGYTFALVPKAMNNPFFDFARDGCMQAAAELEGVDCLYIGPSEHTEADQIQVVEDLITRRVDGLAVSPSNATAMARALVRAHEAGIPVITWDSDLLAEDAGLRSTYVGTENRAMGVEQARLLRELKPEGGSLCIQSGGAAAMNHNERMQGLRDTLAGVESDAPPGVRLEGDNGWTEVEACPLYTNDDFPLAVQQMADVLASEPDLDVFSITGGFPQFVDQAYRQAVEPHRDRIEAKDLVIIGADVLPMQLDLLAEGLSHGQVGQRPYAMGYRSMKVLLELVNGGSVEDPIYTGLDVLTSSEDVEAFRAR, encoded by the coding sequence GTGACGACGGGACGATGGAGCGGTCGCCATGTGCCCCCTTCATGCGCGGCCTCGGTCGCCGCCGCGGTTCTGACGATTTCTCTCGCGGGCTGCGCGCAGGAGGAGACGGGCTACACGTTCGCCCTGGTCCCCAAGGCGATGAACAATCCGTTCTTCGACTTCGCTCGCGACGGCTGCATGCAGGCCGCCGCCGAGCTCGAGGGCGTCGACTGCCTGTACATCGGTCCCAGCGAACACACCGAAGCCGACCAGATCCAGGTGGTCGAGGACCTGATCACGCGGCGGGTGGACGGTCTGGCGGTTTCGCCGTCGAACGCGACGGCGATGGCGCGTGCGCTCGTGCGGGCACACGAGGCCGGCATACCCGTGATCACCTGGGACTCCGATCTGCTGGCAGAGGACGCGGGCCTGCGGTCGACCTACGTCGGCACCGAAAACCGAGCCATGGGTGTCGAGCAGGCCAGGCTGCTGCGGGAACTGAAGCCGGAAGGAGGCAGCCTCTGCATCCAGTCCGGCGGCGCCGCGGCGATGAACCACAACGAAAGGATGCAGGGGCTCCGGGACACGCTGGCCGGAGTCGAGTCCGACGCTCCCCCCGGTGTTCGGCTCGAGGGGGACAACGGGTGGACCGAAGTCGAGGCCTGCCCGCTGTACACGAACGACGACTTCCCTCTGGCGGTGCAGCAGATGGCCGACGTGCTGGCCTCCGAGCCGGACCTGGACGTCTTCTCGATCACGGGCGGTTTCCCGCAGTTCGTCGACCAGGCCTACCGGCAGGCGGTGGAGCCGCACCGGGACCGGATCGAAGCGAAGGACCTCGTGATCATCGGCGCCGACGTTCTGCCGATGCAGTTGGATCTCCTGGCCGAGGGTCTGAGCCACGGACAAGTGGGGCAGAGGCCCTACGCGATGGGGTACCGGTCGATGAAGGTCCTGCTGGAACTCGTGAACGGCGGTTCCGTGGAGGATCCGATCTACACGGGTCTGGACGTCCTGACCAGTTCCGAGGACGTCGAGGCGTTCAGGGCCCGCTAG
- a CDS encoding ATP-binding cassette domain-containing protein, producing the protein MLELRSVGMRFGAVEALQAVDLALAPGEVVGLMGDNGAGKSTLLKIVAGNFAPTSGEIRWDRQAVELTPLSAREHGIEAVYQDLALCDNLSATANVFLGRELHRRLFGILPVLDHAAMRKRSAELFDELGSDTRPDDLVRRMSGGQRQATALARARLSAPRLMLLDEPTAAISVRQIAEVLELIRSLRGQGVSVLLISHRMSDVFAVADRVVVLRRGRKVADKGIAESSPEEVTALITGAIEAA; encoded by the coding sequence ATGCTCGAACTCCGGTCGGTCGGCATGCGCTTCGGAGCCGTCGAGGCGCTTCAGGCCGTCGATCTGGCGCTTGCCCCGGGTGAGGTCGTCGGACTGATGGGCGACAACGGAGCCGGGAAGTCGACTCTGCTCAAGATCGTCGCGGGGAACTTCGCTCCGACATCGGGCGAGATCCGCTGGGACCGGCAGGCGGTCGAACTCACGCCACTCTCGGCCCGCGAGCACGGCATCGAGGCCGTGTACCAGGACCTCGCCCTGTGCGACAACCTCTCGGCGACGGCAAACGTGTTCCTGGGCCGCGAGTTGCACCGCAGGCTGTTCGGGATCCTGCCGGTGCTGGACCACGCCGCGATGCGGAAGAGGTCGGCCGAGTTGTTCGACGAACTCGGGTCCGATACCCGACCGGACGACCTCGTACGGAGGATGTCGGGAGGGCAGCGTCAGGCTACGGCGCTGGCTCGTGCCCGTCTCAGTGCGCCCCGCCTCATGCTGCTCGACGAGCCGACCGCCGCGATCAGCGTGCGCCAGATCGCCGAGGTGCTGGAGCTCATTCGGAGCCTGCGCGGCCAAGGGGTTTCCGTGCTCCTGATTTCCCACCGGATGTCGGACGTCTTCGCGGTCGCGGACCGCGTCGTCGTGCTGAGACGAGGGCGGAAGGTGGCTGACAAGGGGATCGCCGAGTCGTCGCCGGAGGAGGTCACCGCGCTGATCACCGGTGCGATCGAAGCCGCGTGA
- a CDS encoding divalent metal cation transporter — MPEQLSAAERDDLRVGLRMAHPPDPAVLAAERRQLAGLEQAPRTSRWRAFAGLIGPGYMQSAMTLGSGTAASALFAGAVFGYQLLWVAPLAMLLGLVMLSAVAHQTLSTGLRPFDAMRRFAGAPLAWSWALGALIASIVWHFPQYSLASAVLVDLGEAAGIEGLPAPALGFIVLVWAVLISSLYGRRPEMVRLYERLLRYMVWGIVVCFAWVVFRTGISDWGGLVRGFTGFTIPGERNGVLGVTVILSGLSAAVGINMVFLYPYSLLARGWSREHRSLARFDLWTGTFVPYVLAASLMVIAAANTIHLDPSYDGVRLSPVEAAQSLAAVAGPAVGRVVFDLGVLGMALSTITLHMLATGFVACELFGWEFGGTKHRFAMLLPAPGVLGPVFWGDIAVWLAVPTNIICGLFLPAAYIGFVILQRKRGYLGPDRPEGPRGWLWWALMVGVTLFLTGFMAWYVWTQGPGYFGRLTG, encoded by the coding sequence ATGCCGGAGCAGCTCTCCGCGGCCGAGCGGGACGACCTTCGGGTCGGCCTGCGGATGGCCCACCCGCCCGACCCGGCGGTGCTGGCCGCGGAGCGGCGGCAACTGGCCGGACTCGAACAGGCGCCCCGGACCTCCCGCTGGCGCGCCTTTGCTGGCCTGATCGGCCCGGGCTACATGCAGAGCGCGATGACGCTCGGCAGCGGCACGGCGGCCTCCGCCCTGTTCGCCGGGGCGGTCTTCGGGTATCAGCTCCTGTGGGTCGCGCCGCTCGCCATGCTGCTGGGGCTGGTCATGCTCTCTGCCGTCGCCCACCAGACGCTGTCGACGGGTCTGCGGCCGTTCGATGCGATGCGCCGCTTCGCGGGGGCGCCTCTGGCGTGGAGCTGGGCCCTGGGCGCGCTGATCGCGTCGATCGTCTGGCACTTCCCGCAGTACTCGCTGGCTTCCGCGGTTCTGGTGGACCTCGGCGAAGCGGCGGGGATCGAGGGGTTGCCGGCGCCGGCGCTGGGCTTCATCGTCCTCGTCTGGGCCGTGCTCATATCGTCGCTCTACGGCCGCCGGCCGGAGATGGTCCGGCTCTACGAGCGGCTCCTGCGGTACATGGTGTGGGGAATCGTCGTCTGCTTCGCCTGGGTCGTCTTCCGCACCGGAATCTCGGACTGGGGAGGCCTGGTCCGCGGCTTTACGGGCTTCACAATCCCGGGGGAGCGGAACGGCGTACTCGGCGTGACGGTGATTCTGAGCGGCCTGTCTGCCGCGGTAGGCATCAACATGGTGTTCCTCTACCCGTACTCGCTGCTCGCCCGCGGCTGGTCGCGCGAGCACAGGTCGCTGGCCCGGTTCGACCTCTGGACCGGAACCTTCGTGCCCTACGTCCTGGCCGCGAGTCTGATGGTGATCGCCGCGGCGAACACGATCCACCTCGATCCGTCCTATGACGGCGTGCGGCTGAGCCCGGTCGAGGCCGCGCAGTCCCTTGCGGCCGTCGCGGGTCCGGCAGTGGGGCGCGTGGTGTTCGATCTGGGCGTGCTCGGCATGGCCCTGTCGACGATCACCCTGCACATGCTGGCAACCGGGTTCGTGGCCTGCGAGTTGTTCGGCTGGGAGTTCGGCGGTACGAAGCACCGGTTCGCCATGCTGCTTCCCGCGCCCGGCGTGCTCGGGCCGGTGTTCTGGGGCGACATCGCGGTGTGGCTGGCGGTTCCCACGAACATCATCTGCGGTCTGTTCCTGCCGGCTGCCTACATCGGCTTCGTCATCCTGCAGCGCAAGCGCGGCTATCTGGGGCCGGACCGACCGGAAGGTCCGCGAGGCTGGCTGTGGTGGGCCCTGATGGTCGGCGTCACCCTGTTCCTGACCGGTTTCATGGCCTGGTACGTCTGGACCCAGGGCCCGGGCTACTTCGGACGCCTGACCGGCTGA
- a CDS encoding PIG-L family deacetylase codes for MAQVSRPEPEYAGSDRIEEWSGRRILVVTPHPDDETFTSGGTLALLAANGNDIQVVVYTTDNAGSRDPEMTKDRLKAIRRAEEEEACRILGIPKKNIHWLGHDDGMLEYVDRRALTKQVAREIRRFKPHALFSVDPGSPYEQYHKSDHRSGAIITVDAIRAARWRLYFPELEAEGFEAWSVPLVFFYYSANPNYTVDITDVAEQKARASAAHISQFGSLVDRYDPSTIAEQKKEVAARLLERAERENGRVVERFRRSEAY; via the coding sequence ATGGCTCAGGTTTCACGCCCCGAACCCGAGTACGCAGGATCGGACCGGATCGAGGAGTGGTCCGGGCGGCGGATCCTGGTCGTCACCCCCCACCCCGACGACGAGACGTTCACTTCGGGCGGCACGCTGGCGTTGCTGGCGGCCAACGGCAACGACATCCAGGTCGTCGTCTACACGACGGACAACGCCGGCTCCCGGGATCCGGAGATGACGAAGGACCGGCTGAAGGCGATCCGGCGGGCCGAGGAGGAGGAAGCCTGCCGTATTCTGGGTATCCCGAAGAAGAACATCCACTGGCTCGGGCACGACGACGGCATGCTGGAGTACGTCGACCGACGCGCGCTGACGAAGCAGGTCGCGCGCGAGATCAGGCGTTTCAAGCCCCATGCCCTGTTCTCGGTCGACCCCGGATCGCCCTACGAGCAGTACCACAAGTCGGATCACCGCTCGGGCGCGATCATCACCGTCGACGCGATCCGGGCCGCGCGCTGGCGGCTTTACTTCCCGGAACTGGAAGCGGAGGGCTTCGAGGCGTGGAGCGTGCCGCTTGTCTTCTTCTACTACAGCGCGAACCCGAACTACACGGTCGACATCACGGATGTGGCGGAGCAGAAGGCGCGCGCATCGGCGGCCCACATCAGCCAGTTCGGCTCCCTCGTCGATCGTTACGACCCCAGCACCATCGCCGAGCAGAAGAAGGAGGTGGCGGCCCGCCTGCTGGAGCGGGCCGAGCGCGAGAACGGCAGGGTGGTGGAGCGTTTCCGCCGCTCCGAGGCCTATTGA
- a CDS encoding ABC transporter permease — protein MKSLRRAPQSLWVTLTVAALAGVMSLVSEPFASADNIFNISRNFAFIGLIALGQTAVIATGGIDLSVGSVMGLVGIVTGLVLASGQPLIVAAAAGLGCALLCGLANGALVAYFRLSPFVVTLGMLSIARSLALVISNNKMIHDFGPDEELLLTLGGGRFLGVANPVWLLIVAALCASGWFRYSRLARHVLAVGGNEDSTRLAGVPVARVKLTVYVLSSLLAGVSAILMIGWLGAVTNALGQNYELRVIASAVIGGANLMGGEGGAFGAVAGAALIELIRNSLLLLGVDPYWQGAFIGGSIIAAMLVERIRRTGRTGDH, from the coding sequence GTGAAGAGCCTCCGTCGAGCGCCGCAGTCGCTGTGGGTGACCCTGACCGTCGCGGCTCTGGCCGGTGTGATGAGCCTGGTCTCCGAGCCGTTCGCGAGCGCCGACAACATCTTCAACATCAGCCGCAACTTCGCGTTCATCGGCCTGATCGCCCTCGGACAGACGGCGGTCATCGCGACCGGCGGTATCGACCTTTCGGTCGGTTCGGTGATGGGGCTTGTGGGAATCGTCACTGGCCTGGTTCTGGCGTCGGGTCAGCCGTTGATCGTGGCAGCGGCGGCCGGACTCGGCTGCGCTCTGCTGTGCGGACTGGCCAACGGTGCGTTGGTGGCGTACTTCCGCCTGTCGCCCTTCGTCGTCACCCTCGGGATGTTGAGCATCGCGCGGTCGTTGGCCCTCGTGATCTCGAACAACAAGATGATCCACGACTTCGGTCCCGATGAGGAGCTGCTGCTCACCCTTGGCGGCGGGCGCTTCCTCGGAGTCGCGAACCCCGTCTGGCTGCTGATCGTCGCGGCGCTCTGCGCGTCCGGCTGGTTCCGGTACAGCCGTCTGGCGCGGCACGTTCTCGCGGTCGGAGGCAACGAGGACTCGACCCGGCTGGCAGGCGTGCCGGTCGCCCGAGTGAAGCTCACGGTCTACGTCCTCAGCTCCCTCCTCGCCGGCGTGTCGGCGATCCTGATGATCGGCTGGCTGGGGGCAGTGACGAACGCCCTGGGCCAGAACTACGAACTGCGCGTCATCGCCTCGGCGGTGATTGGCGGCGCCAACTTGATGGGCGGGGAAGGCGGCGCTTTCGGCGCCGTAGCGGGCGCGGCGCTGATCGAACTGATCCGCAACAGCCTGCTGCTTCTGGGTGTGGACCCGTACTGGCAGGGAGCCTTCATCGGGGGATCGATCATCGCGGCTATGCTGGTCGAGCGGATCCGGCGTACGGGTCGCACTGGAGACCATTGA
- a CDS encoding VWA domain-containing protein: protein MPLITQCARISAASFAAGVCAFSVPCPAQEQGEPEVPAATVAEQVTVNIVNIDVHVTNRRGQPVADLAAADFEVYEDGVPVEITNFLSAAAREDLLWTDGGELESVSDTDAPLMVALYVDRYRTSHANLLRIEEDLASFLSARRDQGRGIRFLLATGDPELNVRVPFTEEPRRLLGALEQLREEPRSGLHDDELLRRRTLGEIRTAYEACVQPPASAFNPGCVPCVDTWGAFLGAANQYAAAMQTRVATSVSSLAELTTALGGLPGPKAIVYVSDGLPQRPGAELFHYLGQICADRQSETDALEREWDDTSLFNRFSAFSNANRVTIYPVDAGGVRASSSTDPTLAGPLAEIEGFGGTRDSRLSNVLLPSTENDRLRVDNLQATLSLLADETGGRAVFNQAHPAEALEEIASDFGSYYSLGYRAPPDRRHPIRQIEVRLTKPRKTWRVRYRRSYVLKSADQRLADRLFAALKLDEQTNPLAAEVAFGEPSPTADGGQTTLQVKVRVPASALTFLPGPEGTSGALRILLVAEDEDGHRTPMRQKTLTLTEAELQAEPATAAVVVNMDLPPGQFAVAVGIRDEASGRGSYLVRDVDLRGASGP, encoded by the coding sequence GTGCCGCTGATCACACAGTGCGCGCGGATCTCCGCCGCCTCGTTCGCCGCCGGAGTGTGCGCCTTCTCCGTTCCGTGCCCCGCCCAGGAGCAGGGGGAACCGGAAGTGCCGGCCGCGACCGTCGCGGAGCAGGTCACCGTCAACATCGTGAACATTGACGTGCACGTCACGAACCGTCGGGGCCAGCCCGTTGCCGACCTGGCCGCGGCCGACTTTGAGGTCTACGAGGACGGCGTGCCGGTCGAGATCACCAACTTCCTGAGCGCCGCGGCCCGGGAGGACTTGCTGTGGACGGACGGAGGTGAACTGGAATCGGTCTCGGACACCGACGCCCCGCTGATGGTGGCGCTCTACGTCGACCGCTACCGTACGAGCCACGCCAACCTGCTTCGTATCGAAGAAGACCTCGCCTCCTTCCTGAGCGCCCGGCGCGATCAGGGACGAGGAATCCGCTTTCTGCTCGCCACCGGCGATCCGGAGTTGAACGTTCGGGTCCCCTTCACTGAGGAGCCGCGGAGGCTCCTCGGCGCACTGGAGCAACTGCGCGAAGAGCCTCGTTCCGGCCTCCACGACGACGAGCTGCTCCGCCGCCGCACACTGGGTGAGATCCGGACCGCCTATGAAGCGTGCGTGCAGCCGCCAGCCAGCGCCTTCAATCCCGGCTGCGTTCCCTGCGTCGACACCTGGGGGGCGTTCCTGGGCGCCGCCAACCAGTACGCCGCCGCGATGCAAACCCGGGTCGCGACGTCGGTCTCCTCGCTCGCCGAACTGACGACCGCACTGGGCGGCCTGCCCGGTCCCAAGGCCATCGTCTACGTCAGTGACGGACTGCCCCAGCGCCCGGGGGCCGAACTCTTCCACTACCTGGGTCAGATCTGCGCCGACCGGCAGTCCGAAACAGACGCCCTGGAGCGCGAGTGGGACGACACGTCACTCTTCAACCGCTTCAGCGCCTTCAGCAACGCCAACCGCGTGACGATCTACCCGGTGGACGCCGGCGGGGTTCGAGCTTCCTCCTCGACCGACCCGACCTTAGCCGGCCCGCTCGCCGAAATCGAGGGATTCGGCGGCACCCGCGACTCCCGACTCTCCAACGTCCTGCTCCCCAGCACCGAGAACGACCGTCTCCGGGTCGACAACCTCCAGGCAACGCTCAGCCTGCTGGCGGACGAGACGGGTGGCCGCGCGGTCTTCAATCAGGCTCATCCCGCCGAAGCCCTGGAGGAGATCGCTTCGGACTTTGGCTCCTACTACTCGCTCGGCTACCGCGCGCCGCCGGACCGCCGCCATCCTATCCGCCAGATCGAAGTCCGGCTGACGAAGCCGAGAAAGACCTGGCGCGTACGCTACCGGCGCTCCTACGTTCTGAAGTCGGCGGACCAGCGGCTCGCGGATCGGCTCTTTGCCGCCCTGAAGCTCGACGAGCAGACCAACCCCCTCGCTGCCGAGGTGGCATTCGGCGAGCCGTCGCCAACGGCGGACGGGGGACAGACCACGCTGCAGGTGAAGGTCCGGGTTCCGGCTTCGGCGCTCACCTTCCTTCCTGGACCGGAGGGTACATCCGGAGCGTTGCGCATTCTGCTGGTGGCGGAGGACGAAGACGGCCACCGAACGCCGATGCGACAGAAGACGTTGACTCTGACCGAGGCGGAGCTTCAGGCAGAGCCGGCCACTGCTGCCGTCGTCGTGAACATGGACCTGCCGCCGGGCCAATTCGCGGTCGCGGTCGGTATTCGAGACGAGGCCTCGGGCCGCGGCAGCTATCTGGTCCGAGATGTCGACCTGAGGGGCGCTAGCGGGCCCTGA
- a CDS encoding efflux RND transporter permease subunit, with translation MRVVSFATRRPVTVFIFALAAVVFGGVAFRDLAVDLLPDITYPSLTVQTGYEGAAPVEMETLITRPVEDAVGVVNGVNRVVSSSRADISEVTLEFSWGTNMDFASLDVRERLDQVRLPIAADRPVLLRYDPSLDPILRMGLAGGGSDLIALRLLAEEDLKRKLERLEGVAAVVVSGGLEEEIQVEIDERRLSSLGLTMNQVMNRLGQENVNLTGGRLRDGQTDYLVRTINELLRPEEIREIVIDRAQGAIVRLEDIARVYQGAREREVITRIDGQEAVEIAVYKEGGTNTVTVASAVLERVEELEEELRAIDPQLELSVLTDQSRYIRDSVSAVIETALIGGSLAIVVLFLFLRSAPKTLIIGISIPVSVVATFFLMYVAGVSLNIMSLGGITLGIGLLLDNSIVVLEAIQRRRDDGLGVVEAARAGASEVGRAVIASTITTVCVFVPIVFVEGVAGQMFGDQALTVTFSLLVSLGVALTVIPMLASRRFFAAGEPVEAVQSVGRSNPVTRGLSAFFNAIGVGIALAVRTVFRGVAAVMSVLLRPVLAAFDALLRGVTAVYARILRGALRHPVLVVLVAVVLLAGSVQLIGSLGSELVPELIQGEFYVDAELAPGSRLEVTDRRLAAVDRFVGEQLKDDVQSVYTVVGTSNEQGGAAGERRENIGQVNVRLHPPIDAEREESVMSRIRDKIDAENASFAGQGPAIGGGASVPAGAGVGPGSLVMDDTMKYRFGRPTYFSFRSPVEVQIRGHNLALLKRLADQVVSRMRGVEGLVDVKSSTEGGNPELQIIFDRERLSMLNYTVAELGAVIRSKVQGDIATDIVREDRNIEVRLRTDEGYRDSVRDLRNLNIRQSGAVPLPLSAVADVIETEGPAEIRRSDGTRVAQIEANIVGRDLGSVSDDIQAILDTTRFPVGFDVLVGGQRQEMERSFDSMRLAILLAVFMVYLVMASQFESLLHPFVILFAVPFSIIGAIGILYLTRTPVSIVVLIGGILLAGIVVNNAIILIDYTNRLRRAGKAKVEALREACLVRLRPILMTTSTTVLGLLPMALGLGEGAELRTPMALTVVGGLLTSTLLTLIVIPALYLLLDFRKRDADPEAVAEAAT, from the coding sequence ATGCGGGTTGTTTCCTTCGCCACCCGGCGACCGGTCACGGTGTTCATCTTCGCCCTGGCGGCGGTGGTCTTCGGCGGCGTCGCCTTCCGCGACCTGGCGGTCGACTTGCTGCCGGACATCACGTACCCGTCACTCACCGTTCAGACGGGGTACGAGGGCGCGGCGCCGGTAGAGATGGAGACCCTGATCACGCGACCGGTCGAGGATGCGGTCGGCGTGGTCAACGGCGTCAACCGGGTCGTGTCCAGCTCCCGGGCGGACATCAGCGAGGTCACCCTGGAGTTCTCCTGGGGCACGAACATGGACTTCGCGTCGCTCGACGTGCGCGAGCGGCTGGATCAGGTGCGCCTGCCGATCGCGGCCGACCGGCCGGTCTTGCTGCGCTACGACCCTTCCCTTGATCCGATCCTGCGGATGGGGCTCGCCGGCGGCGGCAGCGACCTGATCGCGTTGCGCCTGCTGGCCGAGGAGGACCTGAAACGGAAGCTCGAGCGCCTGGAGGGAGTGGCGGCGGTGGTCGTCAGCGGCGGCCTGGAGGAGGAGATCCAGGTCGAGATCGACGAGCGTCGCCTGAGCAGTCTCGGGTTGACGATGAACCAGGTGATGAACCGCCTGGGGCAGGAGAACGTGAACCTGACCGGCGGCCGGCTGCGCGACGGTCAGACCGATTACCTGGTGCGAACGATCAACGAGCTGCTGCGTCCGGAAGAGATACGGGAGATCGTGATCGACCGGGCCCAGGGAGCGATCGTCCGCCTCGAGGACATCGCCCGCGTCTACCAGGGTGCCAGGGAGCGCGAGGTGATCACCCGGATCGACGGCCAGGAGGCGGTGGAGATCGCGGTCTACAAGGAGGGCGGCACGAACACGGTGACCGTCGCTTCCGCCGTGCTCGAGCGGGTGGAGGAGCTGGAGGAGGAGCTCAGGGCGATCGATCCCCAGCTCGAGCTGAGCGTGCTGACCGACCAGTCGCGCTACATCCGGGACTCCGTGTCGGCCGTGATCGAGACGGCCCTCATCGGCGGTTCGCTGGCGATCGTCGTCCTCTTCCTGTTCCTGCGGAGCGCGCCGAAGACACTGATCATCGGAATCTCGATCCCGGTCTCGGTCGTGGCGACCTTCTTCCTGATGTACGTCGCCGGAGTGTCGCTCAACATCATGTCGCTCGGCGGCATCACGCTCGGCATCGGTCTCCTGCTGGACAACTCGATCGTCGTCCTGGAAGCGATCCAGCGCCGCCGCGACGATGGGCTAGGCGTCGTCGAGGCTGCCCGGGCCGGCGCCTCCGAGGTCGGCCGGGCGGTGATCGCGAGCACGATCACGACCGTCTGCGTGTTCGTGCCGATCGTGTTCGTCGAGGGCGTCGCCGGCCAGATGTTCGGCGACCAGGCCCTGACCGTGACGTTCTCCCTGCTGGTGTCGCTGGGGGTCGCGCTGACCGTGATCCCGATGCTCGCCTCCCGGAGGTTCTTCGCTGCCGGCGAACCGGTCGAGGCGGTCCAGAGCGTCGGGCGTTCCAACCCCGTGACCCGCGGCCTTTCGGCTTTCTTCAACGCGATCGGCGTCGGCATCGCGCTGGCTGTCAGGACCGTCTTCCGCGGCGTAGCGGCCGTGATGTCGGTGTTGTTGCGCCCCGTGCTTGCGGCGTTCGACGCGTTGCTTCGGGGCGTTACCGCCGTCTACGCCCGGATTCTCCGGGGAGCCCTTCGACATCCCGTGCTGGTCGTCCTGGTGGCCGTCGTACTCCTTGCGGGGAGCGTCCAGCTCATTGGCTCCCTGGGCAGCGAACTCGTCCCGGAGTTGATTCAGGGCGAGTTCTACGTCGACGCCGAACTGGCGCCGGGCAGCCGTCTGGAGGTGACGGACCGACGCCTGGCGGCGGTTGACAGGTTCGTGGGGGAACAACTGAAGGACGACGTGCAGTCGGTGTACACGGTGGTGGGCACGTCGAACGAACAGGGCGGCGCCGCCGGCGAGCGACGAGAGAACATCGGTCAGGTCAACGTGCGATTGCATCCGCCGATCGACGCCGAGCGCGAGGAATCGGTGATGAGCCGGATCAGGGACAAGATCGACGCGGAGAACGCGTCCTTCGCGGGCCAGGGGCCGGCGATCGGGGGGGGCGCCTCAGTTCCGGCCGGCGCCGGAGTCGGGCCTGGGTCGCTGGTCATGGACGATACGATGAAGTACCGGTTCGGCCGTCCGACCTACTTCAGTTTCCGGAGCCCGGTCGAGGTGCAGATCCGTGGCCATAACCTGGCGTTGCTGAAGAGGCTGGCGGACCAGGTGGTCTCCCGAATGCGCGGGGTCGAGGGTCTGGTGGACGTGAAGTCCTCGACCGAAGGCGGCAACCCGGAGCTGCAGATCATCTTCGACCGGGAACGGCTGTCGATGCTGAACTACACGGTCGCCGAGCTTGGCGCCGTCATCCGCTCCAAGGTGCAGGGCGACATCGCGACGGACATCGTGCGCGAGGACCGCAACATCGAGGTGAGACTGCGGACCGATGAGGGCTACCGCGACTCGGTGCGCGATCTGCGCAACCTGAACATTCGTCAGAGCGGTGCTGTGCCGCTGCCGCTGTCGGCGGTCGCCGACGTCATCGAGACGGAGGGACCCGCGGAGATCCGCCGCAGCGACGGCACGCGGGTGGCGCAGATCGAGGCGAACATCGTCGGCCGCGACCTGGGCAGCGTTTCCGACGACATCCAGGCGATCCTCGACACGACGCGGTTCCCGGTGGGCTTCGACGTTCTCGTAGGAGGCCAGCGCCAGGAGATGGAACGCTCGTTCGACAGCATGAGACTGGCGATACTGCTCGCGGTGTTCATGGTCTACCTGGTCATGGCGTCGCAGTTCGAGTCGCTGCTGCACCCCTTCGTCATCCTGTTCGCGGTGCCGTTTTCGATCATCGGCGCGATCGGCATCCTCTACCTGACGCGCACACCGGTCAGCATCGTCGTCCTGATCGGCGGCATCCTCCTGGCCGGAATTGTCGTCAACAACGCGATCATCCTGATCGACTACACGAATCGCCTGCGGCGTGCCGGCAAGGCCAAGGTCGAGGCGCTGCGCGAGGCCTGCCTGGTGCGTCTGCGGCCGATCCTGATGACGACATCGACCACCGTGCTGGGCCTGCTGCCGATGGCGCTGGGACTGGGGGAGGGGGCGGAGCTCAGAACGCCGATGGCCCTGACCGTGGTCGGCGGGCTGTTGACCTCCACGCTACTGACGCTGATCGTGATCCCCGCGCTCTATCTCCTGCTGGACTTCCGCAAGCGTGACGCCGACCCTGAGGCCGTCGCCGAAGCCGCTACGTAG